A genomic segment from Blastopirellula marina encodes:
- a CDS encoding metallophosphoesterase — MPPPERLIAIGDIHGHAAALLSLLELIQPTTEDTIVTLGDYVNRGPKSGQVLEILSSLDQAYRHIAILGNHDDMMLESRNDPHAEGRWMYQGGDFTLESYALQAAITDVPDHHWDFLAACLPIFETDQFIFTHANYCWYSQLSEQPSRLLRWTAIEEEPPQAHVSGKTFIVGHSPGEIRDLGFCRCLDTGCGLGGVLTAMDVTSRQIWQVTEAGIPVMRHV; from the coding sequence CAGAACGACTTATTGCGATTGGAGATATCCACGGCCACGCCGCTGCACTCCTGAGCCTTCTCGAACTGATTCAGCCCACGACTGAGGATACGATCGTAACGCTTGGCGATTATGTTAACCGCGGCCCGAAAAGCGGCCAGGTCCTGGAAATCCTTTCCAGCCTCGATCAGGCCTATCGCCACATTGCCATCTTGGGAAATCACGATGACATGATGCTCGAAAGTCGAAACGACCCTCATGCCGAAGGCAGATGGATGTACCAGGGAGGAGATTTCACGCTCGAATCGTATGCTCTGCAAGCTGCTATTACGGATGTGCCTGATCACCATTGGGACTTCCTGGCAGCCTGCCTGCCAATCTTCGAGACCGATCAGTTCATCTTCACACATGCCAACTACTGCTGGTATTCGCAACTCTCCGAACAACCGTCCCGATTGCTGCGTTGGACCGCGATTGAGGAGGAACCGCCGCAGGCACACGTCAGCGGAAAAACATTTATCGTCGGGCATTCACCCGGCGAAATTCGCGACCTGGGATTCTGTCGTTGCCTCGATACTGGCTGTGGCCTGGGAGGAGTCCTAACGGCGATGGACGTAACTTCACGACAGATATGGCAAGTTACCGAAGCTGGCATTCCCGTCATGCGGCATGTCTAA
- a CDS encoding MBL fold metallo-hydrolase produces MNVTIHRGSQEVGGSCIEVQAQDCRIVLDVGLPLFNDNREALDTFSLRRMTKENLQSRGILPAVSGLFDDARSPDAILLSHAHLDHTGLLDHTNEQIPVYATSGTSKIMLVGKLFANQVELPRARFREVLPGTSFQIGPFAITGYSVDHSTFGCLAYLIEADGKSLLYTGDLRLHGRKPGMARSLIDTLADRQVDAMLMEGTHFGLPDGHGVSEYDLEREIVGYIQDATSLVLAAFSPQHVDRLVAFIRAAKKTNRKFVADVYTAAILHFLSSETKVPSPQRDDSIRVYFPNNFAGTIKERNLSKLVDQFRSKQIEMSEIVESPSKFLMVFRPSLEVDFPGSYPDNTLCLYSSWKGYLEKPDWKRTRQSLTKNGGHLVEAHTSGHMHAKDIVTFVRKIAPQAVIPIHTFEPTQFREHFPNAVLAEDGRPVEIT; encoded by the coding sequence TTGAACGTTACCATTCACCGAGGAAGCCAGGAAGTCGGAGGGTCCTGCATCGAAGTCCAGGCTCAAGACTGTCGAATTGTCCTTGATGTCGGTCTCCCCTTGTTCAACGACAACCGAGAGGCGCTGGATACCTTTTCCCTTCGTCGAATGACAAAAGAGAATCTTCAATCGCGTGGCATCCTCCCGGCGGTTTCCGGGTTATTTGATGATGCGCGGTCCCCTGACGCGATCCTCTTGTCTCATGCCCACTTGGACCATACAGGCCTACTGGATCACACCAACGAGCAAATCCCCGTCTATGCCACCAGCGGAACAAGCAAGATCATGCTTGTCGGAAAGCTGTTCGCAAACCAAGTCGAGTTGCCTCGCGCACGCTTTCGCGAAGTGCTGCCTGGCACTTCCTTTCAGATTGGACCGTTTGCGATCACAGGCTATTCGGTCGATCATTCCACCTTTGGCTGCCTGGCATATTTGATTGAAGCTGATGGAAAGAGCCTGCTCTACACTGGGGACCTCCGCCTCCATGGCCGGAAACCTGGGATGGCCAGAAGCCTGATCGACACTCTCGCCGATCGCCAGGTCGATGCGATGCTGATGGAAGGGACTCACTTCGGGTTGCCGGATGGTCACGGAGTTTCGGAATACGATCTAGAACGCGAAATCGTTGGCTACATCCAAGACGCAACCAGCCTTGTGCTTGCTGCTTTTTCCCCACAGCACGTCGATCGACTGGTTGCATTCATCCGGGCAGCGAAGAAGACGAACCGGAAATTTGTCGCCGACGTATACACCGCAGCGATACTTCATTTTCTAAGTAGCGAAACCAAAGTTCCTTCGCCTCAACGAGACGACTCCATTCGAGTCTACTTTCCCAACAACTTTGCTGGCACCATCAAGGAAAGAAACCTGAGCAAGCTCGTCGATCAATTTCGCTCGAAACAAATTGAAATGAGCGAGATTGTCGAATCCCCCAGCAAGTTCCTCATGGTCTTTCGACCTTCTCTGGAAGTCGACTTCCCAGGCAGCTATCCCGATAACACCCTTTGCCTCTACTCAAGTTGGAAGGGCTATCTAGAAAAACCCGACTGGAAGCGAACCCGGCAATCACTCACCAAGAACGGCGGCCACCTCGTTGAGGCCCACACGAGCGGTCACATGCACGCGAAAGACATTGTCACCTTTGTAAGAAAGATCGCTCCCCAAGCCGTGATCCCTATCCATACGTTCGAACCAACTCAGTTCCGAGAACACTTTCCCAACGCTGTTTTGGCGGAAGACGGGCGACCAGTCGAGATCACGTAA
- a CDS encoding helix-turn-helix transcriptional regulator — protein MPKSAPPDSSLPRRPDRDRRVRQNARIARVLGVLNLIQSRGRWDLKAIADELECSERTVRRDLEVLEFAGVPYYFDEREHCFRVRPDYKFPALALTADEAWGQALATAFSQAPGLNIGPGAKPTTRKLAASSQEHLKTIIADALRLIEVFDLKLADHSKHHETVQAIQCALLNQTQITGVYKSPYETQQVKLTIHPYRLCLVKQAWYVVGHMAGETEAKTFRVARFKSLRATQKPAEVPADFDLRNHFGNAWSVFRGKQRYDIELEFEAEAAKIVTETIWHHTQKAKKTKGDRVLLSFQVDGLDEILHWVLAWAGKVTVIKPDALRQKLNQTLTKALKMNSRTE, from the coding sequence ATGCCGAAATCTGCCCCTCCTGATTCTTCCCTACCACGCCGCCCCGATCGAGATCGACGCGTGCGTCAAAATGCACGTATCGCACGGGTATTGGGTGTGCTGAACCTGATCCAGTCGCGAGGGCGCTGGGACCTCAAGGCCATCGCCGACGAACTGGAATGCTCGGAGCGAACAGTCCGCAGAGACCTGGAAGTTCTCGAGTTCGCCGGGGTTCCCTATTATTTTGACGAACGTGAGCATTGTTTTCGGGTACGGCCTGACTACAAGTTTCCGGCTCTGGCACTGACTGCGGATGAAGCTTGGGGGCAAGCCCTCGCGACCGCCTTCTCGCAAGCCCCGGGACTGAACATCGGACCAGGTGCCAAACCGACGACCAGGAAACTTGCGGCATCCTCGCAGGAGCACCTGAAAACCATCATCGCCGATGCGCTTCGCCTGATCGAGGTCTTCGATCTAAAACTAGCGGACCATAGCAAACATCACGAGACGGTCCAGGCAATTCAATGTGCCCTGCTCAACCAGACGCAGATTACCGGGGTCTACAAATCTCCCTATGAAACGCAGCAAGTCAAGCTGACCATTCACCCCTATCGACTATGCCTTGTCAAACAGGCCTGGTATGTCGTCGGTCACATGGCTGGCGAAACAGAGGCCAAGACTTTTCGAGTGGCCCGTTTCAAGAGCCTTCGCGCCACACAGAAACCGGCAGAGGTCCCTGCGGACTTTGACTTGCGAAACCACTTTGGCAATGCCTGGTCCGTCTTTCGTGGCAAACAACGCTACGATATTGAACTTGAGTTTGAAGCAGAAGCTGCCAAGATCGTGACGGAGACAATCTGGCATCACACCCAAAAGGCGAAGAAAACCAAAGGTGATCGTGTATTGCTCTCTTTCCAGGTAGATGGTCTCGATGAAATTCTGCACTGGGTTCTAGCGTGGGCAGGGAAAGTCACCGTGATCAAACCGGATGCCCTTCGCCAGAAATTGAACCAGACCCTGACTAAGGCTCTGAAGATGAATTCGCGAACGGAATAG
- a CDS encoding PGN_0703 family putative restriction endonuclease, with protein sequence MERAFLDRLRHWFHDVSLKEIRSRDEWECALRCPSGKSLGQYAWETARSRQGILMNLFCSNRFREADEVKDLLQCRNLWPRFFVPAPIEKRDGNGDPTTIDVVIDDTFVQASLSEINFTKQRLEVVENYLRFHEVFQDTGLPQHNGSYLNFRVIRNLLAASQNNKRHILLGDQKRPDLAESYLRTVAALKDKAFRSRCRIVYWQELLRVIDPNLRRFVETRFNLVS encoded by the coding sequence ATGGAGCGAGCGTTCTTGGATCGCCTTCGTCATTGGTTTCATGACGTCTCTTTAAAAGAGATTCGTTCACGTGATGAGTGGGAATGTGCTTTGAGATGCCCTTCTGGAAAATCACTAGGGCAATATGCGTGGGAGACAGCAAGAAGTCGACAAGGAATTCTGATGAACCTGTTCTGCTCGAATAGATTTCGGGAGGCGGACGAAGTCAAAGATCTGCTCCAATGTCGGAATCTTTGGCCTAGGTTCTTTGTGCCCGCCCCGATTGAAAAAAGAGATGGCAATGGCGACCCGACGACGATAGACGTGGTTATTGACGACACATTCGTTCAAGCGTCTCTGTCCGAAATCAACTTTACGAAGCAGCGCTTGGAAGTTGTCGAGAATTACTTGCGGTTCCATGAAGTGTTTCAGGATACCGGGTTGCCGCAGCATAACGGAAGTTACTTGAACTTTCGGGTAATTCGGAACCTGCTGGCCGCTTCACAGAATAACAAGCGACACATTTTGCTTGGCGATCAGAAGAGGCCTGACCTGGCCGAGTCTTACCTGCGAACCGTTGCAGCCCTCAAGGATAAGGCTTTTCGTTCTCGGTGCCGTATCGTGTACTGGCAGGAGCTGCTGCGAGTTATTGATCCCAACTTACGTCGCTTCGTTGAAACACGATTCAATCTTGTGTCTTAG
- a CDS encoding serine/threonine protein kinase produces the protein MDGGQQLKQAKVMGDRASQVLKVGKVAANCFVASEFVEGQFLDEVLNHRLFSTEEAVTLVRSLLPILQFGHQQGLIHRGISPESIILTVQKRLLLMEYGVDSRWKIGSGNRSLHAYHAPEQVKEDESGIGPATDVYCIGVLLYELLTGTVPFKCAHDEVLDELIVTRNPTPVRLLAPEVPPGLERIVNRCLAKDPHQRFSSLADLRKSLEEYAAEKSQQSTVVSNQEKPKKRSLRIVISSVLLLAVMPIAYFVIKDRGMGPINFDSMSEETEEESSGFKAFAKQESARVTEDELDVEPELPAVGEMREGGIDLMARIELPKHVLSEPWRWAGKSLVCEPRTDQNSILRIPYDAPAEYTIEFKVRSLGADNGGALLLGLANDRVGFGAHLKGYAAQSWLLEYGSEPASPENGMHQRRMPAKFFQSEQPVVIRCTVDADSVRVEENGRLKLEWKGDFDKLSRERCWATENVPNQRVMFICTWGAFEFSEIRVHPATGKS, from the coding sequence GTGGATGGCGGTCAACAGCTAAAGCAGGCAAAGGTGATGGGAGACAGGGCTTCCCAAGTCCTTAAGGTTGGCAAGGTCGCGGCGAACTGTTTTGTCGCATCCGAATTCGTGGAAGGACAGTTTCTCGACGAGGTGCTCAATCATCGCCTGTTCTCAACAGAAGAAGCCGTGACGCTGGTTCGATCGCTTTTGCCCATCTTGCAGTTTGGACACCAGCAAGGGCTCATTCATCGCGGCATCAGTCCTGAGTCGATCATTCTAACCGTCCAAAAGCGGCTTCTGCTTATGGAATATGGTGTCGATTCTCGTTGGAAAATTGGTTCCGGAAATCGCTCGCTTCACGCCTATCACGCCCCTGAGCAAGTCAAAGAAGACGAGTCGGGGATTGGTCCGGCCACAGATGTTTATTGCATTGGTGTGCTGCTTTATGAACTATTGACGGGCACGGTGCCATTCAAATGTGCGCACGATGAAGTGCTCGATGAATTGATCGTTACTCGAAATCCAACGCCTGTTCGTCTGCTTGCACCGGAAGTGCCACCCGGACTGGAGAGAATTGTTAATCGGTGTCTTGCAAAGGACCCTCATCAGCGATTCTCGTCGTTGGCAGACTTGCGTAAATCATTGGAGGAGTATGCGGCTGAAAAGTCGCAGCAATCCACGGTCGTTTCCAATCAAGAGAAACCCAAGAAGCGTTCCCTACGGATCGTCATTTCAAGTGTACTCCTCCTGGCGGTTATGCCCATCGCTTACTTTGTCATCAAGGATCGGGGCATGGGACCAATTAACTTCGATTCGATGAGTGAGGAGACAGAAGAGGAATCAAGTGGATTCAAGGCATTCGCAAAGCAGGAGTCCGCGAGGGTTACTGAGGATGAGCTTGATGTCGAGCCTGAACTGCCTGCTGTCGGCGAGATGCGTGAAGGGGGAATCGACCTGATGGCTCGCATTGAGTTGCCTAAGCATGTTCTCTCGGAACCCTGGAGATGGGCCGGTAAAAGCCTGGTCTGCGAGCCTCGTACGGATCAGAACTCGATTCTTCGGATTCCTTATGACGCACCAGCGGAATACACGATCGAGTTCAAAGTTCGCTCACTTGGGGCCGACAACGGCGGCGCGTTATTACTCGGATTGGCAAATGACCGAGTTGGCTTTGGCGCACATTTAAAGGGTTATGCAGCGCAAAGTTGGCTTTTAGAATACGGCTCCGAACCAGCATCGCCCGAAAATGGGATGCATCAACGCAGGATGCCTGCCAAATTCTTTCAGTCAGAACAGCCGGTCGTCATTCGTTGTACCGTCGATGCGGATTCCGTCCGTGTCGAAGAAAACGGTCGGCTCAAACTCGAATGGAAAGGAGACTTTGATAAGCTCTCGCGAGAACGTTGCTGGGCAACGGAGAATGTGCCCAATCAGCGAGTCATGTTTATTTGTACCTGGGGGGCGTTTGAGTTTTCAGAAATCCGAGTCCATCCTGCGACTGGCAAAAGCTGA